The genomic stretch ACAACTTTCAAAACTCGAAACCATGTCGTTTTTTTACTTGCTTAATCTGCTGAATATATTATCGTTTAAAGCAAGCCCGCTGTCGTAGCACCTACCCTATGAAGAGGGTATTAAGACAAAGCATTAGCTTTTCTCCTTGTGTGAGTTTCACAGTCGTAGCACCTACCCTATGAAGAGGGTATTAAGACGGAAAGAGACCATATCAATTGGCTCGGCTCTCCCGTCGTAGCACCTACCCTATGAAGAGGGTATTAAGACCCTTACACCCGGCCGATGTTGCATTCGTTTCTTGTCGTAGCACCTACCCTATGAAGAGGGTATTAAGACGTTTAGGTGCCGCGCTTCGCACGGCTTTCTTCGTCGTAGCACCTACCCTATGAAGAGGGTATTAAGACATCGTTGAGGTTTTGAGTAATCCGTTTTTCTCAGTCGTAGCACCTACCCTATGAAGAGGGTATTAAGACCCCTCTGTTTCGTTGTGACCTTCACGGTCACTTCTCCGTCGTAGCACCTACCCTATGAAGAGGGTATTAAGACCTGCACAATTTTACGCTTCTCACCCTTAAGTTTTTGTCGTAGCACCTACCCTATGAAGAGGGTATTAAGACCAACCGTGGGAGCCTCTCCTGTCGGAATAAAATTTGTCGTAGCACCTACCCTATGAAGAGGGTATTAAGACTTGCGATGTGGGTTCGACCCATTGCTTGACGTTTGTCGTAGCACCTACCCTATGAAGAGGGTATTAAGACCTCGATCATCGCGTCGATCATCGCCTCGATCATCGGTCGTAGCACCTACCCTATGAAGAGGGTATTAAGACCCCTAGGACTCTCCACTATGTGGCTTCTAGGTCGTAGCACCTACCCTATGAAGAGGGTATTAAGACGGAGGGGCGACCGGTGGTCGCCCTTTTTGCTTTCTCCCGCTGACACAACTTCATCACGCCTGAAACCGCTTGCCCTATCTGGGTGCATCAGGTAGCATAAAAAGAAAGATGGAAACAGGATAAGCTGAATGAGCCTGCAATTCGAATGGGATAAAAAGAAGGCCGCAAGTAACCTCAAGAAGCATAAGGTTAGCTTTAATGAGGCGTCTTCAGTTTTTAGCGATCCGTTGGCCTTGATTTTCGACGATGAGAGGCATTCACAGCCTGATGAATTACGAGAAATTATCATTGGAAATTCAGTAAAAAGGCGGCTACTGCTGGTAAGCTACACTGAGCGCTCACAAGACGTTATTCGTATAATTAGTTCGCGTGCAGCCACGAAACATGAGCAGAGGAATTATGAAGAAAACAGCTGATCATTCAGAGAGTGACGACCTGAAATCTGAATATAACTTTGATTACAGCAAGGCACGTCCCAATCGCTTTGCTGAACGGGTTACCGAGGATAACGTGCTGGTTGTGCTTGACTCGGATGTGGCTCAGGTGTTTACCTCTGCTGAGGACGTAAATACTGTTTTGCGTGCGCTTATTCAAAATATGCCTAAAATTTCCTCCCCGGCGGTAAAGGCATCTTAACCGTTGGAGCACCTACCCTATGAAGAGGGTATTAAGACCGTAGGGGCGCCCTGCCGGTCGCCCTGCCGTGTCTCTATTCTTGCAGTTTTCACCGAGACAGGTTAGGGCGACACGTAGAATGCTCAGGGTGTTACCTTGAGCTGATATTACAGCCGCTTTGGGGCAATGCCCTGAAAGGGCAAT from Candidatus Electrothrix communis encodes the following:
- a CDS encoding BrnT family toxin, whose product is MSLQFEWDKKKAASNLKKHKVSFNEASSVFSDPLALIFDDERHSQPDELREIIIGNSVKRRLLLVSYTERSQDVIRIISSRAATKHEQRNYEENS